From the genome of Leptospira saintgironsiae, one region includes:
- a CDS encoding VOC family protein, with the protein MQKAIPFLMFDQGLEEALQFYSSIFKNMKIENLTKLGGGMASAKFEIEGQKFLAFTGGPHFKFTEAFSIYISAETQAEIDDLYEKLSAGGSKQPCGWVKDKFGLSWQIIPPILEKYLYDKNQEKAQRVTQAMLQMYKIEISKLQEAYDKN; encoded by the coding sequence ATGCAAAAGGCAATTCCATTCTTAATGTTCGATCAGGGTTTAGAAGAAGCTCTTCAATTCTATTCTAGTATATTCAAAAATATGAAAATAGAAAATCTTACAAAATTAGGTGGGGGAATGGCTTCCGCCAAATTTGAGATAGAAGGTCAAAAGTTTTTGGCCTTCACAGGAGGACCTCATTTCAAATTTACTGAGGCGTTCTCTATTTATATCAGTGCAGAAACCCAGGCAGAGATAGATGATCTGTATGAAAAACTTTCTGCGGGTGGGAGCAAACAACCTTGTGGTTGGGTAAAAGATAAGTTTGGCCTATCCTGGCAGATCATTCCCCCTATCCTGGAAAAATATCTATATGATAAAAACCAAGAGAAGGCACAGAGAGTAACTCAGGCAATGTTACAAATGTATAAGATAGAAATATCTAAACTGCAAGAAGCTTACGACAAAAACTAA
- a CDS encoding methyl-accepting chemotaxis protein produces MSIRLRISLYISIVLFIAFSLLAAYNSYSSYQNLREEVEQSSDVTAERWTYEIMEELNTLMGLIRGFRFPLIYASPQREQVIQTLQEIMKRNQDYFGMWLCYEPNAYDGKDVLYKNRPGHDGSGRFIPYLNRARAKDVIDLEALRDYNNTDGTGDFYQVTKKTDKPTVVGPYHYTVSGKSILMISLVVPISVPGHFYGAAGMDIDLKNLQERIGNKKPFRNTGHIALISPAGLYAINGENPELLGKKITDENELKQYLENVKEGKRFVYESGGNTAYYFPFHIGKDPKFWTLMVSIPNSVYYKSIGEIILKAALSSFLILIVVLLSLNLIFDRLVSSGLLKAIGFSDEIAKGNLTVKNDYPVKDEIGTLFVSMDQMRENLLNVVKEMRSSSEKLSSKSEEMAISSRNFADIAQTQASAAEESSAAVEELAASAQNVGKSMEKAVDNTKEIDGNSMRLKEQIISINQEMQGLVNLAVESKRQAVTGENAMFASTNAMGEIGESASRITEILSIITEISEKTNLLALNAAIEAARAGEAGKGFAVVAEEIGKLASQTSSSVQEIGELVESTNDAVMNGNSKVEEASQILKKLKQSVNEFEISANKVLASVKDQESNTSRIQTSSNTLTSFSMQIEEAVIEQKNATNEITKTIISISEGTQEIAGGADDLTTFSGETQMLAEQLSKLIEKFKVD; encoded by the coding sequence ATGAGTATTCGGCTCCGAATTTCTTTATATATTTCCATCGTTCTATTTATCGCATTTTCCCTGCTTGCGGCATATAATTCTTATTCTTCTTACCAGAACCTGAGGGAAGAAGTGGAACAAAGTTCCGATGTCACAGCGGAAAGATGGACCTACGAAATTATGGAAGAGTTGAATACTCTCATGGGTTTGATCCGTGGTTTTCGTTTTCCTTTGATCTACGCTTCTCCTCAGAGAGAGCAGGTGATCCAAACCTTGCAGGAAATTATGAAACGTAACCAAGACTATTTCGGTATGTGGCTTTGTTATGAACCGAATGCGTACGACGGTAAGGATGTTTTATATAAAAATAGACCTGGGCATGACGGATCTGGTCGTTTTATTCCATATTTGAATCGTGCTCGTGCCAAGGACGTTATAGATCTAGAAGCTTTAAGAGATTATAATAATACGGATGGGACTGGGGACTTTTATCAAGTAACTAAGAAGACCGATAAACCTACAGTCGTTGGTCCTTACCATTATACAGTGAGTGGTAAAAGTATTTTAATGATCTCTCTTGTAGTTCCTATCAGTGTGCCTGGCCATTTTTATGGTGCGGCAGGTATGGACATAGACTTAAAAAATCTACAAGAGAGAATAGGGAATAAAAAACCTTTTAGGAACACTGGACATATTGCTCTTATCTCTCCTGCAGGTTTGTATGCGATCAATGGGGAAAATCCTGAATTATTAGGCAAAAAGATCACAGATGAGAATGAATTAAAACAATATTTAGAAAATGTAAAAGAAGGAAAAAGATTCGTATACGAGTCAGGCGGAAACACTGCTTATTATTTTCCATTCCATATAGGTAAAGATCCTAAATTTTGGACCCTGATGGTAAGTATTCCAAATTCAGTATATTATAAAAGTATTGGAGAGATTATTCTAAAAGCAGCTCTATCTTCTTTTTTGATCTTGATTGTAGTGCTACTTTCTTTAAATTTAATATTTGATCGACTCGTAAGTTCCGGTCTTTTGAAAGCGATTGGTTTCTCGGATGAGATCGCTAAAGGAAATCTGACAGTTAAGAATGATTATCCTGTAAAAGATGAGATAGGTACTTTATTTGTCTCCATGGACCAGATGAGAGAAAATCTTCTAAACGTGGTCAAGGAGATGCGATCTTCTTCTGAAAAATTGAGTTCTAAATCGGAAGAAATGGCTATTTCTTCCAGAAACTTCGCGGATATTGCCCAGACCCAAGCTTCTGCAGCAGAAGAATCTTCCGCGGCTGTGGAGGAATTGGCTGCTTCTGCTCAAAACGTGGGTAAGTCCATGGAAAAAGCTGTGGATAATACCAAAGAGATTGATGGCAACTCAATGCGTTTAAAAGAGCAGATCATAAGCATTAATCAAGAGATGCAGGGTCTCGTTAATCTTGCTGTAGAATCCAAAAGGCAAGCAGTGACGGGTGAAAACGCAATGTTTGCTTCCACAAATGCGATGGGTGAAATAGGAGAAAGTGCTTCTCGAATTACAGAAATCTTATCTATCATCACTGAAATTTCTGAAAAAACAAATCTTCTCGCATTAAATGCTGCTATTGAAGCGGCTAGAGCCGGAGAAGCGGGAAAAGGTTTCGCAGTAGTTGCAGAAGAGATCGGAAAACTTGCTTCTCAAACATCTAGTTCAGTACAAGAGATAGGTGAACTTGTAGAATCCACAAATGATGCTGTGATGAATGGTAACTCTAAAGTGGAAGAAGCTTCTCAAATATTAAAAAAATTGAAACAAAGTGTGAATGAGTTTGAGATTTCTGCGAATAAGGTTTTGGCTTCTGTGAAAGACCAAGAATCAAATACAAGTCGTATCCAAACTAGTTCCAATACTTTGACTTCTTTCAGTATGCAGATAGAAGAAGCAGTTATCGAACAGAAAAACGCTACGAATGAGATCACTAAAACAATTATCAGTATTTCGGAAGGAACTCAGGAGATTGCCGGTGGAGCGGATGATCTTACTACATTCTCCGGTGAAACCCAAATGTTAGCGGAACAACTTTCTAAATTGATCGAAAAGTTTAAAGTGGATTGA
- a CDS encoding ArsR/SmtB family transcription factor — translation MNHALNQSARLDATFAALSDPTRRAILARLANGEVSVMDLAKPFSMSQPAISKHLKVLERAGLISGIKDAQKRLRKLEAKPLEEATEWLENYKKFWEGRFNQLDSLIEELKLSKQPSPKRKNKKGE, via the coding sequence ATGAATCATGCACTTAATCAGTCTGCTCGATTGGATGCAACATTTGCAGCCCTCTCAGACCCCACCAGAAGGGCAATCCTGGCACGTTTAGCGAATGGAGAGGTTTCCGTAATGGATTTGGCAAAACCATTTTCCATGAGCCAACCAGCAATTTCTAAACATTTAAAGGTTTTGGAAAGAGCAGGTTTAATTTCAGGCATCAAGGATGCTCAGAAAAGATTACGCAAATTAGAAGCCAAACCATTGGAAGAAGCTACTGAATGGCTGGAAAATTATAAAAAATTCTGGGAAGGAAGATTCAATCAATTGGATTCACTTATTGAAGAATTAAAACTTTCTAAACAACCTTCCCCCAAACGTAAGAATAAAAAAGGAGAATAG
- a CDS encoding SRPBCC family protein, producing the protein MSSFVGTLKVEAKGDREIVMTREFNAGKDLVFDCFTKPELIKRWLYGPDGWSLDVCTVDLKVGGKYRYVWKYLKDGSTMGAGGTYKEISGPDKLVQTESFDEAWYPGEALLTTTFAEVSGKTFITINILYETKEGRDTVVKSPMEGGASQSYNRLETLLNTLAETAKGKN; encoded by the coding sequence ATGAGCAGCTTTGTTGGAACCTTAAAGGTAGAAGCTAAAGGAGACAGGGAAATCGTAATGACCCGTGAGTTTAATGCGGGGAAGGATTTGGTATTCGACTGTTTTACAAAACCTGAATTAATCAAACGTTGGTTATATGGCCCTGATGGATGGAGCCTAGATGTTTGCACTGTAGATTTGAAAGTCGGCGGAAAATATAGATATGTTTGGAAATATCTAAAAGACGGATCTACAATGGGAGCAGGAGGAACTTATAAAGAAATTTCAGGACCAGACAAATTAGTTCAGACTGAATCTTTTGACGAAGCTTGGTATCCTGGAGAAGCTTTACTCACGACTACATTTGCAGAAGTTTCTGGAAAAACATTTATTACGATCAATATTCTGTACGAAACCAAAGAAGGAAGAGATACGGTGGTCAAATCTCCAATGGAAGGTGGAGCTTCTCAAAGTTATAATCGTCTGGAAACTTTACTGAATACTCTTGCTGAAACAGCAAAAGGGAAAAATTAA
- a CDS encoding arylesterase has protein sequence MSRLAYYGFFSIIVLFSFIASCNKEGSEQEPKGSPKMETKTNGKKILFFGDSLTAGYGLNGPEESFAHLAFLELQKKYPDLGYVNAGVSGDTTSGGLARLDWVLNTKYDVFVLELGANDSLRGLPTKMTEENLTRIIREARVKYPSIKILLIGMRTLPNMGPQYAKEFAALFPRVAKKEKTEFMPFLLEGVAGDRRLNQDDGIHPTAEGHKILSKHLVPYLNKLLK, from the coding sequence ATGAGCCGTTTAGCGTATTATGGATTTTTTAGTATTATAGTACTCTTTTCTTTTATTGCCTCTTGTAATAAAGAAGGATCCGAACAAGAACCAAAGGGCTCTCCTAAGATGGAAACAAAAACAAACGGCAAAAAGATCTTATTCTTCGGAGACAGTTTAACTGCTGGTTACGGATTGAATGGACCTGAAGAATCTTTTGCTCATTTAGCCTTTTTAGAACTCCAAAAAAAATATCCGGATCTAGGATATGTAAACGCAGGTGTGAGCGGAGATACTACTTCTGGCGGGCTTGCAAGACTAGATTGGGTTTTAAATACAAAATATGATGTATTTGTTTTGGAACTTGGGGCAAACGATTCTTTGAGAGGACTTCCTACAAAGATGACAGAGGAAAATCTAACAAGGATCATCCGAGAGGCACGGGTTAAATATCCTTCTATTAAAATTCTATTAATTGGGATGAGAACACTCCCGAATATGGGTCCCCAATACGCAAAAGAATTCGCGGCTCTCTTTCCTCGGGTTGCTAAGAAAGAAAAGACAGAGTTTATGCCATTCTTGCTGGAAGGAGTTGCTGGAGACAGAAGGTTAAACCAAGACGATGGGATCCATCCTACTGCAGAAGGCCATAAGATACTCTCCAAACATCTGGTCCCTTACTTGAACAAACTATTGAAATAG
- the hemW gene encoding radical SAM family heme chaperone HemW, with protein METRLPVIQKTNRPGIYVHYPFCVHKCSYCDFYSEGIGLEPSPLEENLFSKYKEEVLLRLKNFPNYRDLVFDSLFFGGGTPSKASYSRYADFIKFLKENLNLSPDSEITLECNPEDVTPEYLQGLYDAGINRIHVGIQSFLPKNLKFLDRYFDPETYTRTLEALQTSKIKNYGADLMFGVPGQTEKEFYEDANSVLASGVSHISIYALTVEKGTEYSRKVSAGTAPPPSEEVQEKILEDLPGFLRSKGFIQYEVSNYSKPGLYSRHNMKYWTYEYYLGIGPGAHGFLPSGRYSNPRNTSAYIGGTGKNPYSYETSDPFEEILISLFRVFLPIDLKDFWNYFPDKKDNILSKLKQKVSEGKCTLDGTIFQWDPRSVLFLDSEILDLADQEEINPL; from the coding sequence TTGGAAACAAGACTCCCGGTCATACAAAAAACAAACAGACCGGGAATCTATGTACATTATCCATTTTGTGTTCACAAATGTAGCTATTGTGATTTTTATTCGGAAGGTATTGGACTAGAACCTTCTCCCTTGGAAGAAAATCTATTTTCCAAATATAAAGAAGAAGTTTTACTAAGGCTCAAAAATTTCCCAAATTATCGCGACCTTGTTTTTGATAGTTTGTTTTTCGGAGGAGGGACTCCTTCCAAAGCCTCCTACTCACGATACGCGGATTTTATAAAATTTTTAAAGGAGAATCTAAATCTTTCTCCGGATTCGGAGATCACATTAGAATGTAATCCTGAAGATGTAACCCCAGAATATCTGCAAGGATTGTATGATGCGGGGATCAATAGAATTCATGTTGGGATTCAATCCTTTCTACCCAAAAATCTAAAATTTTTAGACAGATATTTTGATCCAGAAACTTATACGAGGACCTTGGAAGCATTACAAACTTCTAAAATAAAAAACTATGGAGCGGATCTAATGTTCGGGGTTCCAGGACAAACGGAAAAAGAATTTTATGAAGATGCAAATTCTGTTTTAGCCTCCGGAGTTTCTCATATTAGCATTTATGCACTCACTGTAGAAAAAGGAACAGAATATAGTAGAAAAGTTTCTGCGGGAACTGCCCCACCACCTTCCGAAGAAGTTCAGGAGAAAATTTTAGAAGATCTACCTGGGTTTTTAAGATCCAAGGGTTTTATACAGTATGAAGTTTCCAATTATTCTAAACCTGGACTTTACTCTCGTCATAATATGAAATATTGGACCTACGAATATTATTTGGGGATAGGTCCTGGAGCCCATGGATTTTTACCATCAGGAAGATATTCTAATCCTAGAAATACTTCTGCTTATATTGGCGGTACAGGAAAAAATCCTTACTCCTACGAAACCTCAGATCCATTTGAAGAGATCTTAATTTCTCTTTTTAGAGTATTTCTTCCTATAGATCTAAAAGATTTTTGGAATTATTTCCCAGATAAAAAGGACAACATACTCTCTAAATTGAAACAAAAAGTTTCCGAAGGAAAATGTACCTTGGATGGCACAATCTTCCAATGGGATCCCCGTTCGGTTTTATTTTTGGATTCAGAAATTTTAGATCTGGCTGATCAGGAAGAAATCAATCCACTTTAA
- a CDS encoding molybdopterin-dependent oxidoreductase, with translation MCGLRLEIEDEVVVAVRGDKDDKFSRGHLCAKGPELKNLYEDPDRLKFPLKRTENGWEKVDWVTALSDIATKLVEIQNKYGNDSIAVYSGNPSVHNYGSMLFGQRFIGRLRTKNNYSATSVDQLPHQLLSYWMFGHQLLVPIPDIDRTNFFLILGGNPFASNGSLMTVPDVKKRLKEIQERGGKYVVIDPRKTETAVHADEHHFILPGTDAFFLLSIIDVLFKKNLTKKNSLIKEEELLKLKSIAAQYPANETEKLTGISTEIVERIALEFSKANGAVCYGRVGVSTQAFGALCQWLINSINCITGNMDSVGGAMFTLPAVDMIDPKGVMKSSPGSFHTYGSRVRDLPEFNEELPVAALAEEILTPGQGQVKALVTSAGNPLLSTPNGSQLEKAVSSLEFMVSVDFYLNETTKHAHYILPPSSALEHDHYDLVFNVFAVRNTVRYNQPAFEPEAGMLHDWEIFSDLTKRIELLKSEKPLPKDLIKTKITPSAIIDHALKSGPYGEKSGSSFGMSLELLKNSPHGVDLGALKPCFPDRLWTEDKMITLVPKEVVSDLDRLAKYGQKLLSDKQGNGSFLLIGRRHLRNNNSWMHNLPKLMTGKDRCTLMIHPEDAIALGIKEEEEVFVESRVGKIGLPAEITDEIMRGVVSIPHGFGHAKEGVSLQVASKFAGSSINDLTDDQVLDELSGNAAFSGIPVFLSKKSA, from the coding sequence ATGTGCGGACTCAGACTAGAGATTGAGGACGAAGTCGTCGTCGCAGTAAGAGGGGATAAGGACGATAAGTTTAGTAGAGGCCATCTATGTGCCAAAGGTCCTGAACTTAAAAATTTATACGAAGATCCGGATAGACTTAAATTTCCTTTAAAACGCACCGAGAATGGTTGGGAGAAGGTAGACTGGGTCACCGCTCTCAGCGATATCGCTACAAAACTTGTAGAGATACAAAATAAATACGGAAACGATTCAATCGCAGTTTATAGTGGAAACCCAAGTGTTCATAATTACGGTTCCATGTTATTCGGCCAAAGATTTATAGGAAGATTAAGAACTAAAAATAATTATTCTGCAACTTCTGTAGACCAACTTCCTCATCAATTACTTTCTTATTGGATGTTCGGTCACCAACTACTTGTCCCAATTCCTGATATAGATAGAACGAATTTCTTTTTGATCCTAGGCGGAAACCCATTTGCATCTAACGGAAGTTTAATGACTGTTCCGGATGTGAAAAAGAGATTAAAAGAGATCCAGGAAAGGGGAGGAAAATACGTAGTAATCGATCCAAGAAAGACTGAGACTGCAGTTCATGCTGATGAGCATCATTTCATTCTGCCGGGAACGGATGCATTCTTCTTGCTCTCTATTATAGATGTATTATTTAAGAAAAACTTAACAAAGAAGAATTCTTTAATTAAAGAAGAAGAATTACTAAAATTGAAATCTATTGCTGCTCAGTATCCTGCAAATGAAACAGAAAAACTGACTGGCATCTCTACTGAAATCGTTGAGAGAATTGCATTGGAATTTTCTAAAGCGAATGGTGCAGTATGTTATGGTCGTGTAGGAGTTTCTACCCAAGCATTCGGTGCGCTTTGCCAATGGCTTATCAATTCTATCAATTGTATTACTGGAAATATGGATTCAGTAGGAGGTGCAATGTTCACACTTCCTGCAGTAGACATGATCGATCCAAAAGGAGTGATGAAAAGTTCTCCTGGAAGTTTTCATACGTATGGATCAAGAGTTAGGGACTTACCGGAATTTAATGAAGAATTACCGGTCGCTGCACTTGCAGAAGAAATTTTAACTCCAGGGCAAGGTCAGGTTAAGGCGCTTGTTACTTCTGCAGGAAATCCTTTATTATCGACTCCAAACGGTTCTCAATTGGAGAAAGCGGTTTCTAGTTTGGAATTTATGGTAAGCGTGGACTTTTATCTGAATGAGACTACGAAACATGCACATTATATTCTTCCTCCAAGTTCTGCTTTGGAACATGATCATTATGATTTAGTGTTTAATGTTTTTGCTGTAAGAAATACTGTCAGATATAACCAGCCTGCATTTGAACCTGAAGCAGGAATGTTGCACGATTGGGAAATTTTTTCGGACCTAACCAAAAGAATAGAACTTTTGAAATCTGAAAAACCTCTTCCTAAAGATTTGATTAAAACTAAGATCACTCCTTCTGCCATTATCGATCATGCTTTGAAATCGGGACCTTATGGAGAAAAATCAGGATCTTCCTTTGGGATGAGTTTAGAACTTCTAAAAAACAGTCCGCATGGAGTAGATCTTGGAGCGTTGAAACCTTGCTTTCCGGATAGACTTTGGACGGAAGATAAGATGATCACACTCGTGCCAAAGGAAGTAGTTTCAGATCTAGATCGATTGGCAAAATACGGACAGAAACTTCTATCAGATAAACAGGGGAATGGTTCCTTCTTATTGATAGGAAGAAGACATTTGAGAAATAATAATTCATGGATGCATAATCTTCCAAAACTTATGACTGGAAAAGATAGATGTACACTCATGATCCATCCAGAAGATGCAATCGCTCTTGGTATCAAAGAAGAAGAAGAAGTTTTTGTAGAATCCAGAGTAGGTAAGATCGGATTACCTGCTGAAATTACAGATGAGATAATGAGGGGAGTGGTGAGTATTCCTCACGGATTTGGTCATGCAAAAGAAGGAGTTTCTCTCCAAGTCGCCTCCAAGTTTGCTGGTTCCAGTATTAACGATCTTACTGATGATCAAGTTTTGGATGAACTTTCCGGAAATGCAGCATTTAGCGGTATTCCGGTTTTCTTAAGTAAAAAATCCGCTTAA
- a CDS encoding DJ-1/PfpI family protein gives MEQISVHILAFNEVEVLDLSGPYEVFSITENENKEKLFKVSIVAEKKELLHARNRFPVFPHLTLEEAGVPDILIIPGGYGAEEIEIHNKKLLNWIKEMEPKVKILASICTGAFLLAEAGILDDMEVTTHWMDQETLRKNYPKIKSVVHEKFIDHGHILTSGGVSRGILMSLHLVEKLVGRKIAEFTARRMEFDSYS, from the coding sequence ATGGAGCAGATCTCAGTTCATATCTTAGCATTTAACGAAGTAGAAGTTTTGGATCTTTCTGGTCCTTACGAAGTATTTTCAATCACTGAAAATGAAAATAAGGAGAAATTATTCAAAGTTTCAATCGTTGCGGAGAAGAAGGAGCTCCTACACGCAAGAAATAGATTTCCGGTTTTTCCCCATCTTACTTTGGAAGAGGCAGGCGTTCCGGATATTTTAATTATCCCTGGAGGATACGGAGCAGAAGAGATCGAGATCCATAATAAGAAACTTCTTAATTGGATCAAAGAAATGGAACCTAAGGTAAAAATTTTAGCTTCTATCTGCACTGGTGCGTTCTTACTTGCAGAGGCAGGAATCCTAGATGATATGGAAGTCACCACTCATTGGATGGACCAAGAAACTTTACGCAAAAATTATCCTAAGATCAAAAGTGTCGTTCATGAAAAATTTATAGATCATGGACATATTCTAACTTCCGGCGGAGTTTCCAGAGGGATTTTAATGTCCTTACATCTGGTAGAAAAGTTAGTAGGTAGAAAGATCGCTGAGTTTACTGCGAGAAGAATGGAATTCGATTCTTACTCTTAA
- a CDS encoding glycoside hydrolase family 3 protein, translated as MFKRFLVAGITAAFLLFLYFWLGQFRSELQAQEIQEGMLRQAEEITSKLSPEELVGQVIHVAIPGTVLDPIAKKEIETIKPGGVILFGRNLGSKSEIKSLNQNLQTSALENTGLPLLISVDQEGGRVIRVKDGVTQFPGAMALGQTKDKDMAKKVGFVTSYQLRKLGLNFLFAPDMDINNNPFNPVINTRSLGSNLETVLNAGVSYEEGARLGGSIPVIKHFPGHGDTNVDSHLGLPKIEKTLEELKSFELIPFQTAIQNGADAIMSAHIVYPKIDPNFPATLSSRILGDLLRKEFQYQGLIITDAMEMDAIDEHYQKEDPGVLALIAGADIILMTSWGPTTQSMRDQILNAYKKGTLVREGKDLLKEAVKRQIYYKLKYGIITEFAEGPKNGRANSIFPKELPEVLKNHFAEQDQNRENLFSQYYQDTLNRDVSRKAIVSFPKTFLPESANIENTVFYLKGEEFLSELRSRSISNSDLASLRKKLEKKEAKRAVLNSFTQTELDLAASLAQKFPEAEIVCLHYGTPFLDLPDSPNLKILFSFSPTPESKKALLYSVLDRKNEVPLVDLILKPNPKKSSASTETEENSVGKNTK; from the coding sequence ATGTTCAAACGGTTTTTAGTCGCAGGCATTACCGCCGCTTTCTTACTCTTCTTATACTTTTGGTTGGGCCAATTCAGAAGTGAACTCCAAGCCCAGGAAATCCAAGAAGGAATGCTTCGTCAAGCTGAGGAGATTACTTCTAAACTCAGTCCGGAAGAATTAGTAGGACAGGTAATCCATGTTGCAATCCCTGGAACTGTTTTAGATCCGATCGCTAAAAAAGAAATTGAGACGATCAAACCAGGTGGAGTCATCTTATTCGGAAGAAACCTAGGCTCCAAATCAGAGATCAAATCTTTGAACCAAAACCTGCAAACAAGTGCATTAGAAAATACTGGATTACCATTACTCATCTCTGTAGACCAGGAAGGTGGAAGAGTGATCCGAGTCAAAGATGGAGTAACTCAATTTCCTGGAGCAATGGCACTCGGCCAAACCAAGGATAAGGACATGGCTAAAAAAGTTGGCTTTGTCACTTCTTACCAACTGAGAAAACTTGGACTGAACTTTTTATTCGCTCCTGATATGGATATAAACAATAATCCATTCAATCCGGTTATCAATACAAGATCTCTAGGAAGTAATCTAGAAACTGTATTAAACGCAGGAGTTTCCTATGAAGAAGGAGCAAGACTTGGCGGTTCCATTCCCGTAATCAAACATTTTCCGGGACATGGAGACACCAATGTAGATAGCCATTTAGGTCTTCCCAAAATAGAAAAAACATTGGAAGAGCTAAAAAGTTTCGAGCTCATTCCATTCCAAACTGCAATCCAAAATGGTGCCGATGCGATCATGAGTGCTCATATTGTGTATCCAAAGATTGATCCGAATTTTCCAGCTACACTCTCTTCTAGAATTTTAGGAGATCTACTTCGTAAAGAATTCCAATACCAAGGATTGATCATTACTGATGCAATGGAAATGGACGCAATAGACGAACACTACCAAAAAGAAGATCCGGGAGTTTTAGCTTTAATTGCAGGTGCTGATATTATTCTTATGACTAGCTGGGGTCCGACCACTCAATCTATGAGAGACCAGATCTTAAATGCTTACAAAAAAGGAACTTTAGTCAGAGAAGGAAAAGATCTTTTAAAAGAAGCAGTCAAAAGACAAATTTATTATAAACTAAAATACGGGATCATTACCGAGTTTGCAGAAGGTCCTAAAAACGGCAGAGCAAATTCTATTTTTCCCAAAGAGCTTCCTGAAGTATTAAAAAATCATTTTGCAGAACAGGATCAGAATAGAGAAAATTTATTCTCTCAATATTACCAAGACACTCTTAATAGAGATGTAAGCAGAAAGGCAATTGTTTCTTTTCCTAAAACTTTCCTTCCTGAAAGCGCAAACATTGAGAACACAGTGTTTTATTTAAAAGGAGAAGAATTTCTCTCCGAACTAAGATCTCGTTCCATTTCTAATTCCGATTTAGCAAGTCTGCGCAAAAAATTAGAAAAGAAAGAAGCAAAACGCGCAGTCCTAAATTCATTCACTCAAACTGAATTGGATTTAGCGGCGTCTCTTGCTCAAAAATTTCCGGAAGCAGAAATTGTATGCCTGCATTACGGAACTCCATTCTTGGATTTACCGGATTCTCCAAATCTCAAAATCTTATTTTCTTTCTCCCCGACTCCTGAATCCAAAAAAGCATTATTGTATTCTGTGTTGGACAGAAAAAATGAAGTTCCTCTTGTAGATCTGATCTTAAAACCGAATCCTAAAAAATCTTCTGCGTCTACAGAAACGGAAGAAAATTCGGTAGGCAAGAATACAAAATAA